A region from the Variovorax sp. V93 genome encodes:
- a CDS encoding DNA methyltransferase, producing the protein MEYADFLKAKVQLAQSIGFEIDASEVNPLLAPFQNVTVRWAVAGGRRAIFKRFGLGKTFDQIEIVRIVRARAGGMGLIVLPLGVRQEFLRDAQKLATGEDPKFSDEQRAQLRAWQAGRPDRIPKLKFVRSAAECDDPDGIYLTNYETVRDGKLDPELFTVVSLDEADCLRGFGGSKTFREFMALFAGDDRRNMKVRVRSGGVPYRFVATATPSPNEYVELLAYCAYLGVMDVGQAKTRFFKRNSEKADQLTIHPHKEREFWLWMASWALFVQLPSDLDPSFSDEGYVLPELDVRWHEIPSDHSDAGTDMRGQNLMFKHQAIGVVDSAREKRESLPARMAKLQEIRADDPTAHRVIWHDLEAERHAIEREAPGVVTVYGTQELDEREAAVVAFSDGQIQELAGKPVMLGSGVNFQRHCHWSVFLGIGHKFKDFIQAIHRLQRFLQEHTVRVDLIYTEAEREVRRNLERKWKQDIELRQKMSEIIRTYGLSRIAMAQTLSRAMGVERVEVSGERYTLVNEDCVKETQRMASDSVGLILTSIPFSTQYEYSPNYADFGHTDNNEHFFAQMDYLVPELLRVLQPGRLAVIHVKNRIVPSGMVPGVGFQTEYPFDLDTVACFRRHGFHFVGRKTIVTDVVRENAQTYRLGWSEQCKDGSRMGFGMNEYLLLFRKAPTDGSRGYADVPVVKEKAKYSRARWQLDAHGFTRSSGNRQLQPEDLINLAADEIFKLFKQHSLTQVFDFEHDVALGEALAARGMLPPSFMLLQPQSWHDDVWTDVTRMRTLNGAQSAAGREMHLCPMQFDIADRAITQYSNEDDEVYDPFGGLMTVPYRAIKLGRRGRGCELGPSYFADGVMYCESAAREISMPSLFDALEVA; encoded by the coding sequence ATGGAGTACGCCGACTTCCTTAAGGCCAAGGTGCAGTTGGCGCAGTCGATCGGTTTCGAGATCGACGCCAGCGAGGTCAATCCGTTGCTGGCGCCATTCCAGAACGTGACCGTGCGCTGGGCTGTGGCCGGCGGCCGGCGCGCCATCTTCAAGCGCTTCGGCCTGGGCAAGACCTTCGACCAGATCGAGATCGTGCGCATTGTTCGCGCGCGCGCCGGCGGCATGGGCCTGATCGTGCTGCCGTTGGGCGTGCGGCAGGAGTTCCTTCGCGATGCCCAGAAGCTCGCCACCGGCGAGGATCCGAAATTCTCCGATGAGCAGCGCGCCCAGTTGCGCGCATGGCAGGCCGGCCGGCCCGACCGCATACCCAAGCTGAAGTTCGTCCGTTCGGCCGCCGAATGCGACGACCCCGACGGCATCTACCTCACGAACTACGAAACGGTGCGGGACGGCAAGCTCGACCCCGAGCTCTTCACTGTGGTCAGCCTCGACGAGGCCGATTGCCTACGCGGCTTTGGTGGCAGCAAAACCTTCCGCGAGTTCATGGCGCTCTTCGCCGGCGACGACCGGCGCAACATGAAGGTGCGCGTACGCAGCGGCGGCGTGCCGTACCGCTTCGTGGCCACGGCCACGCCAAGCCCGAATGAGTATGTCGAGCTGCTGGCGTACTGCGCCTACCTCGGCGTTATGGATGTTGGTCAGGCGAAGACCCGCTTCTTCAAGCGCAACAGCGAGAAGGCCGATCAACTGACGATCCACCCGCACAAGGAACGCGAGTTCTGGCTGTGGATGGCCAGTTGGGCGCTCTTCGTGCAGCTGCCGTCAGATCTCGACCCGAGCTTCTCCGACGAGGGCTACGTCCTGCCAGAGCTCGACGTGCGCTGGCACGAGATCCCGTCCGACCACAGCGACGCCGGCACCGACATGCGCGGCCAGAACCTGATGTTCAAGCACCAGGCGATCGGCGTTGTCGACTCGGCGCGCGAAAAGCGCGAGAGCCTGCCGGCGCGCATGGCCAAGCTGCAGGAGATCCGTGCGGACGACCCGACCGCGCACCGCGTGATCTGGCACGACCTCGAAGCCGAGCGGCACGCGATCGAGCGCGAAGCACCGGGCGTGGTCACCGTCTATGGCACACAGGAACTCGACGAGCGCGAGGCCGCTGTCGTCGCCTTCTCCGACGGCCAGATCCAGGAGCTTGCGGGCAAGCCCGTGATGTTGGGCTCGGGCGTCAATTTCCAGCGGCACTGCCACTGGTCAGTGTTCCTCGGCATTGGTCACAAGTTCAAAGACTTCATCCAGGCGATCCACCGTCTCCAGCGATTCCTGCAGGAGCACACGGTGCGCGTCGACCTGATCTACACGGAAGCCGAGCGGGAGGTGCGCCGCAACCTCGAGCGGAAGTGGAAGCAAGACATCGAGTTGAGGCAAAAAATGAGCGAAATCATCCGCACCTACGGGCTGTCGCGTATCGCGATGGCACAGACCTTGTCGCGTGCCATGGGCGTCGAGCGCGTCGAAGTCAGCGGCGAGCGCTACACGCTGGTGAACGAGGACTGCGTGAAGGAAACGCAGCGCATGGCCAGCGACAGCGTGGGCCTGATCCTGACTTCGATCCCGTTCTCGACGCAGTACGAGTACTCGCCGAACTACGCGGACTTCGGCCACACCGACAACAACGAGCACTTCTTCGCCCAGATGGACTACCTGGTGCCGGAGCTGCTGCGGGTGCTGCAGCCGGGGCGCCTGGCCGTGATCCATGTGAAGAACCGCATCGTGCCCAGCGGCATGGTGCCGGGCGTCGGCTTCCAGACCGAATACCCCTTCGACCTCGACACGGTGGCTTGCTTTCGCCGGCACGGCTTCCACTTCGTCGGTCGCAAGACCATCGTGACGGACGTGGTGCGGGAGAACGCCCAGACCTACCGGCTCGGCTGGTCGGAGCAATGCAAGGACGGCTCGCGCATGGGTTTCGGCATGAACGAGTACCTGCTGCTCTTCCGCAAGGCGCCGACCGACGGGAGCCGTGGCTATGCCGACGTGCCGGTGGTCAAGGAGAAGGCGAAGTACTCGCGGGCCCGGTGGCAGCTCGATGCCCACGGTTTCACGCGCTCCAGCGGCAATCGGCAGTTGCAGCCCGAGGACCTGATCAACCTCGCGGCCGATGAGATCTTCAAGCTGTTCAAGCAGCACTCGCTGACCCAGGTGTTCGACTTCGAACACGATGTGGCCCTCGGCGAGGCCTTGGCCGCCCGCGGCATGCTGCCACCGTCTTTCATGCTGCTGCAACCGCAGTCCTGGCATGACGACGTCTGGACTGACGTGACGCGCATGCGCACGCTCAACGGCGCCCAGTCGGCGGCTGGCCGGGAAATGCACCTGTGCCCGATGCAGTTCGACATCGCCGATCGCGCGATTACCCAGTACTCGAACGAGGACGATGAGGTCTACGACCCCTTTGGCGGCCTGATGACCGTGCCGTACCGCGCGATCAAGCTGGGCCGGCGCGGCCGCGGGTGCGAACTCGGCCCCAGCTATTTCGCCGATGGCGTCATGTACTGCGAGTCGGCGGCGCGCGAGATCTCGATGCCAAGCCTCTTCGATGCCCTGGAGGTTGCATGA
- the dnaB gene encoding replicative DNA helicase, with protein sequence MVLWSPEAETSLIGALLLDNGLWDRVGDLVAASDFFKNEHRLIFTALSGMLNAAKPADVLTVHDQLKRDRSTEMIGLTDLHALTQYLPSASSVRQYALIVRDFALRRKLMAASNDIHQLACQRGVGFEETLDQATALLTPLFDVGKSDAWLDMDVGMVEFLDGIQRRSQGEEDFLSTGIKELDDRLDGGMRRGEVIVIAGRPGMGKTALAMSIADHICGMSEPVGVLSMEMPKAQLTTRVVSMRSGIPLHKLKRPERMSDYDWGEMCRSVELLRQLPLFIDDQTALNVNQLRSKARGLKRRRGLRLLVVDYIGLMEGTDRKANRATQLGEVSRGIKALAKELDCTILLLAQLNREVEKRPNMRPIMADLRECGDIEQDADIILFVHRPAHVKPDLGPEWKHYAEIIIGKQRDGQTGIVDAQYTGDTVKFCDWLGDRPTSLVRTKGAEL encoded by the coding sequence GTGGTGCTGTGGAGCCCTGAAGCCGAAACCTCGCTGATCGGCGCGCTGCTGCTGGACAACGGCCTGTGGGATCGCGTCGGCGACCTGGTGGCCGCCAGCGACTTCTTCAAGAACGAGCACCGCCTCATCTTCACCGCGCTGAGCGGCATGCTGAACGCCGCGAAGCCGGCTGACGTGCTGACGGTCCACGACCAACTGAAGCGCGATCGCAGCACTGAAATGATCGGTCTGACCGACCTGCATGCGCTCACCCAGTACCTGCCCAGCGCCTCGAGCGTGCGCCAGTACGCGCTGATCGTGCGCGACTTCGCGCTGCGCCGAAAGCTCATGGCGGCGAGCAACGACATCCATCAGCTGGCCTGCCAGCGCGGCGTCGGCTTCGAGGAGACGCTGGATCAAGCAACGGCACTCCTCACGCCGCTCTTTGACGTGGGCAAGAGCGACGCCTGGCTGGACATGGACGTCGGGATGGTCGAATTCCTTGATGGCATCCAGCGGCGCTCGCAAGGGGAGGAAGACTTTCTCTCCACCGGCATCAAGGAACTCGACGACCGGCTCGATGGAGGCATGCGCCGCGGAGAAGTCATCGTCATCGCCGGTCGCCCGGGCATGGGCAAGACGGCCCTTGCCATGTCGATCGCCGATCACATCTGCGGCATGAGTGAGCCGGTTGGTGTGCTCTCGATGGAAATGCCGAAGGCGCAGTTGACGACCCGCGTGGTGTCGATGCGTTCGGGGATTCCGCTGCACAAGCTCAAGCGCCCAGAACGCATGAGCGACTATGACTGGGGCGAGATGTGCCGCTCGGTCGAGCTCCTGCGACAGCTCCCGCTGTTCATCGACGACCAGACAGCGCTCAACGTCAACCAGCTGCGTTCGAAGGCCAGAGGGCTCAAGCGCCGGCGCGGTCTGCGTTTGCTCGTCGTCGACTACATCGGCCTCATGGAAGGCACCGACCGGAAGGCCAACCGCGCCACTCAGCTCGGGGAAGTCAGCCGCGGCATCAAGGCCCTGGCCAAGGAACTGGATTGCACCATCCTGCTGCTGGCCCAGCTCAACCGCGAGGTCGAGAAACGCCCGAACATGCGGCCGATCATGGCCGATCTGCGCGAGTGCGGCGACATCGAACAGGACGCCGACATCATTCTCTTCGTGCATCGGCCGGCGCACGTGAAGCCCGACTTGGGCCCCGAGTGGAAGCACTACGCCGAAATCATCATCGGCAAGCAGCGCGACGGCCAGACCGGCATCGTTGACGCGCAGTACACCGGCGACACGGTGAAGTTCTGCGACTGGCTGGGCGATCGGCCGACCTCGTTGGTTCGCACGAAGGGAGCGGAGCTGTGA
- a CDS encoding helix-turn-helix transcriptional regulator, which yields MMKELSTSNDVVALIHSAVMTAKLIRIARLKKFAKDRGIEGPVALGQAIGRKTNQASDLISGRASFGEKVARSIEGFAGLPAGWLDDDEGGEVTRAVIKGAGGSVDHDTFDVPLLAVAGSMGPGSDVMPEEVVIGRLTVSPQWVSRTIKPLTSLENLRFIHGYGDSMDPTFADGDILLVDIGVNAPKIDGVYVMEANDRIYIKRVRQRIDGSFEISSDNPTVKTVDVLDGSRPVEVRGRVVWAWNGKKL from the coding sequence ATGATGAAAGAACTGTCAACATCAAATGATGTAGTCGCGCTGATTCACTCGGCGGTCATGACCGCCAAGCTCATCCGAATCGCCCGGCTCAAGAAATTCGCGAAAGATCGAGGCATCGAGGGCCCCGTGGCGCTCGGTCAGGCCATCGGGCGCAAGACCAATCAGGCGAGTGATCTGATCTCTGGTCGCGCCTCGTTCGGAGAGAAGGTGGCCCGTAGCATTGAAGGCTTTGCGGGGTTGCCCGCAGGGTGGTTAGACGACGACGAAGGCGGAGAGGTCACGCGGGCCGTCATCAAGGGTGCTGGCGGGTCCGTCGACCATGACACGTTCGACGTGCCGCTCCTCGCGGTCGCTGGCTCCATGGGACCAGGCTCCGACGTGATGCCCGAAGAGGTAGTCATCGGTCGTCTTACCGTGTCACCCCAATGGGTGAGCCGGACAATCAAGCCACTCACGAGCCTGGAGAACCTACGATTCATCCATGGCTACGGCGACTCGATGGACCCGACCTTTGCTGATGGCGACATCCTCCTGGTCGATATCGGAGTGAACGCGCCCAAGATCGACGGCGTGTATGTGATGGAAGCCAACGACCGGATCTACATCAAGCGGGTGCGCCAGCGCATCGACGGCTCCTTCGAAATCAGCAGCGACAACCCGACAGTGAAGACGGTCGACGTGCTCGACGGCTCACGCCCCGTTGAGGTTCGCGGCCGCGTGGTCTGGGCCTGGAACGGCAAAAAGCTTTGA
- a CDS encoding transcriptional regulator — MSQADAQRELDLFRQPPANEVPLELIRKQASAGAAFTLACTSSGLLDQTIYGFIGIDAGTFSKIKKGLATLQADLLGKFCYAVNNRIYAEWCAYQLGCTLVEIKTEAERRAEAAEKRAAEAELKVRVLMETFHGRAIA; from the coding sequence TTGAGCCAGGCTGACGCACAGCGCGAACTGGACCTTTTTCGGCAGCCTCCCGCAAACGAGGTGCCGCTCGAGCTGATTCGCAAGCAGGCCAGTGCCGGCGCCGCTTTCACGCTCGCATGCACGTCGTCGGGACTGCTCGACCAGACCATCTACGGCTTCATCGGCATCGACGCCGGCACCTTTTCCAAGATCAAGAAGGGCCTGGCCACGTTGCAGGCCGACCTTCTGGGCAAGTTCTGCTACGCGGTGAACAACCGCATCTATGCCGAATGGTGCGCTTACCAGCTCGGCTGCACGCTGGTCGAGATCAAGACCGAAGCCGAGCGGCGCGCCGAGGCTGCCGAGAAGCGTGCCGCCGAAGCCGAACTCAAGGTGCGCGTGCTGATGGAAACCTTCCACGGAAGGGCGATCGCATGA
- a CDS encoding nuclease domain-containing protein has product MKRTPMSRGTGFKPKSRPARAPVEIESACGLPGEVAEIARRPAPAVRRGTYAAPAPVAAVPKTPRREIPHLLDMACGKPCLFRVRGICNHDPATTVAAHSNWAEHGGKGGARKADDCYSAWACHACHTWLDSGPADGELKKVTFMFAHLSQVRHWRAIAADPASKPRDRAAVLLALDHLNATPVGQGEMP; this is encoded by the coding sequence ATGAAGCGCACGCCCATGTCCCGCGGCACCGGCTTCAAGCCTAAGTCCCGGCCCGCGCGCGCGCCAGTCGAAATTGAGTCTGCATGCGGCCTCCCGGGCGAAGTTGCAGAAATCGCCCGCCGGCCCGCGCCCGCGGTGCGTCGCGGCACCTACGCCGCGCCGGCGCCGGTGGCCGCAGTTCCCAAGACGCCGCGCCGCGAGATTCCGCACCTGCTGGACATGGCATGCGGCAAGCCCTGCCTGTTCCGTGTTCGCGGAATCTGTAATCACGACCCTGCGACGACGGTGGCCGCCCATTCCAACTGGGCCGAGCACGGCGGCAAGGGCGGTGCGCGCAAGGCGGACGACTGCTATTCGGCTTGGGCCTGCCATGCATGCCACACCTGGCTCGACTCCGGCCCGGCCGACGGCGAGCTGAAGAAGGTCACTTTCATGTTCGCCCATCTGTCTCAGGTGCGGCATTGGCGCGCGATCGCCGCCGACCCTGCTTCCAAACCGCGTGACCGTGCCGCCGTGCTGCTCGCGCTGGATCACCTTAATGCAACGCCCGTTGGACAAGGAGAGATGCCATGA
- a CDS encoding DUF1367 family protein — protein sequence MSHVTIIKNTQGRLQGLDQKGQRAYAKWRRLVEGLEIGQTLTFSYRFPRSPKHHRLFFAKLQSLLSRTEAFDDLDKLRYWVVMGAGYFDLVPGFDGLPNAIPRSLDFDSMDEADFGELHHAVDAFLWTPRAQETLWPALSSDQRFACVDSWVQEFAQ from the coding sequence ATGAGCCACGTCACCATCATCAAGAACACCCAGGGGCGCCTGCAGGGTCTCGACCAGAAGGGCCAGCGCGCTTACGCGAAGTGGCGCCGCCTGGTCGAAGGACTGGAGATCGGCCAGACCTTGACCTTCAGCTACCGCTTCCCGCGCAGCCCGAAGCACCACCGCCTCTTCTTCGCCAAGCTGCAGAGCCTGCTCAGCCGCACCGAGGCATTCGACGACCTCGACAAACTGCGCTACTGGGTGGTGATGGGCGCCGGCTACTTCGATCTGGTGCCGGGCTTTGACGGTCTGCCGAACGCAATACCGCGATCCCTCGACTTCGACAGCATGGACGAGGCGGACTTTGGCGAGCTGCACCACGCCGTGGATGCGTTCCTCTGGACGCCGCGGGCCCAGGAAACGCTCTGGCCGGCGTTGAGCAGCGATCAGCGCTTCGCCTGCGTGGACTCGTGGGTGCAGGAGTTCGCGCAATGA